A genome region from Rhodanobacter thiooxydans includes the following:
- a CDS encoding universal stress protein, with protein MTTETMPRVTRPGDILALVTDTAPWSPAAVAGVAIAARWEGNLTGCYVDPALRKLAGNETSGEPTVLGLLLEPRAELADEHAAFGSFARHAGVRNADWVVARAGITPTLRWLGARHDLAVIERDMVQASSLFDILGEAILDCRTPCLVLPPHWAGELRFERIVIGCNGSLEAIRAIHSALPFLKVARQVTLVDGDVRDGDQGRPRFDPFVYLLRHGIMARPSYVRASSPMAGEILLKEVGNIDADLLVMGAYGRSRMRERVFGGATRRVLEEATIPVLMQH; from the coding sequence ATGACCACCGAAACCATGCCGCGCGTAACGCGACCGGGCGACATCCTCGCGCTGGTGACCGACACCGCCCCGTGGAGTCCCGCCGCCGTTGCCGGCGTTGCCATCGCGGCGCGCTGGGAAGGCAACCTGACCGGCTGCTACGTCGACCCCGCGCTGCGCAAACTCGCCGGCAACGAAACCAGCGGCGAACCCACCGTGCTCGGCCTGCTGCTCGAACCGCGGGCCGAGCTGGCCGACGAGCACGCTGCGTTCGGCTCGTTCGCGCGCCATGCCGGCGTGCGCAACGCCGACTGGGTGGTGGCCCGCGCCGGCATCACGCCCACCTTGCGCTGGCTCGGCGCGCGGCACGACCTGGCGGTGATCGAGCGCGACATGGTGCAGGCATCCAGCCTGTTCGACATCCTCGGCGAAGCGATCCTCGATTGCCGCACGCCCTGTCTGGTGCTGCCGCCGCACTGGGCGGGCGAGCTGCGCTTCGAGCGCATCGTGATCGGCTGCAACGGCAGCCTCGAGGCGATCCGCGCGATCCACTCCGCGCTGCCGTTCCTCAAGGTGGCGCGGCAAGTCACCCTGGTCGACGGCGACGTGCGCGACGGCGACCAGGGGCGCCCGCGCTTCGACCCGTTCGTCTACCTGCTGCGCCACGGCATCATGGCCAGGCCCAGCTACGTGCGCGCCTCTTCCCCGATGGCCGGCGAGATCCTGCTGAAGGAAGTCGGCAACATCGACGCCGACCTGCTGGTGATGGGCGCCTACGGCCGCTCGCGCATGCGTGAGCGCGTGTTCGGCGGCGCCACCCGGCGCGTGCTGGAAGAAGCCACCATCCCGGTGCTGATGCAGCACTAG
- a CDS encoding nitric-oxide reductase large subunit produces the protein MSTTRKLWLGLAALLVASFAVLLWVGSVVHQQAPPLPTAVVTGDGQTLYTKADVEEGRQVWQSIGGQQLGSIWGHGALLAPDWSADWLHRESMAMLELLSRDAGLGPYDSLTAQQQAPLKARVQEELRTNTWDAASNTITVSALRAHAMEAVAAHYMSLFGNDPATHKLREGYAMRENTVAEMEHRREVTAFFWWTSWAAATQRPNEAMSYTQNWPYEPLAGNTPTSTSFLWSVFSILFMIFGIGLLGWHHARQVSHEPLPTVPAHDPLTEFKATPSMKATGKYFWTVLGLFLAQILLGATTAHYQVEGQQAYGFALANYLPYSLTRTWHTELAVLWIATAWLATGLYIAPLISGHEPKFQRLGVNFLWVCLLVIVVGSFAGQWFAVMDKMGLQYNFWFGHQGWEYTDLGRFWQIFLFIGLMLWLFLVGRALWPAMDRNKEGASIVGLLFLSTVAIGLLYGAGLMWGEHTHIAMVEYWRWWVVHLWVEGFFEVFATAVISYLFVRLGLLRVTTATTNVLFATIVFMAGGVLGTLHHLYFSGTTTAVIALGASFSALEVVPLALIGLEAHDTWKKQHAAPWMARYRWPIMFFVAVSFWNLVGAGLLGFLVNTPLALYYMQGLNLTATHGHTALFGVYGMLGLGLMLFCLRGIKPQAEWREGWLRGSFWLLNIGLSMMAVLTLLPLGILQLKAVLEHGYWFARSAEFMDRPLIHMLVWMRVPGDTLFAVGALLIAVFVAALWLRPKRRTAGAPLSQGVPERA, from the coding sequence ATGAGTACCACCCGAAAACTCTGGCTTGGCCTCGCTGCCTTGCTGGTAGCCTCCTTCGCCGTGCTGCTGTGGGTCGGCAGCGTGGTCCACCAGCAGGCGCCGCCGCTGCCCACGGCGGTCGTCACCGGCGACGGCCAGACGCTGTACACCAAGGCCGACGTGGAGGAAGGCCGCCAGGTGTGGCAGAGCATCGGCGGCCAGCAATTGGGATCCATCTGGGGTCACGGCGCGCTGCTGGCGCCGGACTGGAGCGCCGACTGGCTGCACCGCGAAAGCATGGCGATGCTTGAGCTGCTTTCCCGTGACGCCGGTCTGGGTCCGTACGACTCGCTGACGGCGCAGCAACAGGCACCGCTGAAGGCGCGGGTGCAGGAAGAACTGCGCACCAACACCTGGGACGCGGCCAGCAACACCATCACCGTCTCGGCGCTGCGCGCGCACGCGATGGAAGCCGTCGCGGCGCACTACATGAGCCTGTTCGGCAACGACCCGGCCACGCACAAGCTGCGCGAAGGCTATGCCATGCGCGAGAACACCGTGGCCGAGATGGAGCATCGGCGCGAAGTCACCGCATTCTTCTGGTGGACCAGCTGGGCTGCCGCCACGCAACGCCCGAACGAGGCGATGAGCTACACGCAGAACTGGCCGTACGAACCGCTGGCCGGCAACACGCCGACCTCGACCAGCTTCCTGTGGTCAGTCTTCAGCATCCTGTTCATGATCTTCGGCATTGGCCTGCTCGGCTGGCATCACGCCCGCCAGGTCAGCCACGAACCGCTGCCGACCGTTCCGGCCCACGATCCGCTGACCGAGTTCAAGGCCACGCCTTCGATGAAGGCCACCGGCAAGTATTTCTGGACCGTGCTGGGTTTGTTCCTGGCGCAGATCCTGCTGGGCGCCACCACCGCGCACTACCAGGTGGAGGGCCAGCAGGCCTACGGCTTCGCACTGGCCAACTACCTGCCGTACAGCCTCACCCGCACCTGGCACACCGAGCTGGCGGTGCTGTGGATCGCCACCGCGTGGCTGGCCACCGGGCTGTACATCGCGCCGCTGATCTCCGGCCATGAGCCGAAGTTCCAGCGGCTCGGGGTGAACTTCCTGTGGGTGTGCCTGCTGGTGATCGTGGTCGGCTCGTTCGCCGGCCAGTGGTTCGCGGTGATGGACAAGATGGGCCTGCAGTACAACTTCTGGTTCGGCCACCAGGGCTGGGAATACACCGACCTCGGCCGCTTCTGGCAGATCTTCCTGTTCATCGGCCTGATGTTGTGGCTGTTCCTGGTCGGCCGCGCGCTGTGGCCGGCGATGGACCGCAACAAGGAAGGCGCCTCGATCGTGGGCCTGCTGTTCCTCTCCACCGTGGCGATCGGCCTGCTCTACGGCGCCGGCCTGATGTGGGGCGAGCACACCCACATCGCGATGGTCGAGTACTGGCGCTGGTGGGTGGTGCACCTGTGGGTGGAAGGCTTCTTCGAGGTGTTTGCCACCGCGGTGATCAGCTATCTGTTCGTTCGCCTGGGCCTGCTGCGGGTGACCACGGCCACCACCAACGTGCTGTTCGCCACCATCGTGTTCATGGCCGGCGGCGTGCTCGGCACGCTGCACCACCTGTACTTCAGCGGCACCACCACCGCGGTGATCGCGCTGGGCGCCAGCTTCTCGGCGCTGGAAGTGGTGCCGCTGGCGCTGATCGGGCTGGAAGCCCACGACACCTGGAAGAAGCAGCACGCCGCACCGTGGATGGCGCGCTACCGCTGGCCGATCATGTTCTTCGTGGCAGTGAGCTTCTGGAACCTGGTCGGCGCGGGCCTGCTTGGCTTCCTGGTCAACACCCCGCTCGCGCTGTACTACATGCAGGGCCTGAACCTCACCGCCACGCATGGCCACACCGCGCTGTTCGGCGTGTACGGCATGCTCGGCCTGGGTCTGATGCTGTTCTGCCTGCGCGGCATCAAGCCGCAGGCCGAATGGCGCGAAGGCTGGCTGCGCGGTTCGTTCTGGCTGCTCAATATCGGCCTGTCGATGATGGCCGTGCTGACCCTGCTGCCGCTGGGCATCCTGCAGCTGAAGGCGGTGCTGGAACACGGCTACTGGTTCGCCCGCTCGGCCGAGTTCATGGACCGCCCACTGATCCACATGCTGGTGTGGATGCGCGTGCCGGGCGACACCCTGTTCGCCGTCGGCGCCCTGCTGATCGCGGTGTTCGTCGCCGCGCTGTGGCTGCGGCCCAAACGGCGGACGGCCGGCGCGCCCTTGTCGCAAGGCGTCCCCGAGAGAGCGTAA
- a CDS encoding SirB2 family protein, with product MLEFYLQIKWVHIACVLASGSLFALRGLLVQVGHAGAAQWEPVRWLSYAIDTTLLTAALMLLSILPRALFANGWLTTKLVLLVAYVVLATLALKRAPTPRARLGFFMAALATYVYMLGVARMHHPLGWLHGWLA from the coding sequence ATGCTCGAGTTCTATCTGCAGATCAAATGGGTGCACATCGCCTGCGTGCTGGCCAGCGGGTCGTTGTTCGCCCTGCGCGGCTTGCTGGTGCAGGTCGGCCATGCCGGCGCCGCGCAATGGGAGCCGGTGCGCTGGCTCAGCTACGCCATCGACACCACCTTGCTCACCGCTGCGCTGATGCTGCTGAGCATCCTGCCCCGCGCGCTGTTCGCCAACGGCTGGTTGACCACCAAGCTGGTGCTGCTGGTGGCCTACGTGGTGCTCGCCACGCTGGCGCTGAAGCGGGCACCCACGCCACGCGCGCGGCTGGGCTTCTTCATGGCGGCACTGGCCACCTACGTCTACATGCTGGGCGTGGCCCGTATGCATCACCCGCTGGGCTGGCTGCACGGATGGCTGGCATGA
- a CDS encoding pyridoxal phosphate-dependent decarboxylase family protein — MSAAQPFDHVEPRDHTLDACFLGPYGENDTLLEKLLVEFLRDHVYWRRNFHPEDPPAIATAAAHHPDYLAFESRMRRELHQLSAALKKSVPFHSPRYIGHMASDLLLPGLAAQMLTLPYNPNNVSEDAAPVTVDMEVQAGLQLARMLGYPHDPAQEACAFGHLTSGGTLANYQALRLALALKAFPVALRAAGVPELALPADDWAAFNLAPADAIALLQAWQLWLAAQAPAQRTHWLQRVERERIEQRGLAGFFAAHPQLRVPLVLAPVTAHYSWSKGLKLLGLGRDQLELLPTDGMRLDPAALRATLERCARERQPVLMCVAVLGGTEYGTIDPIDAVLAARQASRARGLDFAVHVDAAWGGYLATLFRHEDGSLRTREEVAADYVQFPTPAVHAAFAALGDTDSATVDPHKLGYLPYGSGAFICRDHRAMALLAERADYVFHATTPAGYLARYRSLGQFIPEGSKSGAAAAAVYVTHKVLPLDHAHFGALPRATVRAAETFHARAQRFALELADDVHALVPFAPDSNLVCLALNPCGNTSVAAANTFVRVLYDELRCDPRQPLQTKEFFGSVTSLRPDMLGPAQTSRIFAALGLDPASLDPDEDRLLILRHTLMNPYLIDHENGISYIDRYFDFLARRVHALRDGVESSP; from the coding sequence ATGAGCGCCGCGCAACCGTTCGACCACGTCGAGCCGCGCGACCACACGCTGGACGCCTGCTTCCTCGGCCCCTACGGCGAAAACGACACGCTGCTGGAAAAACTGCTGGTGGAGTTCCTGCGCGACCACGTCTACTGGCGGCGCAACTTCCACCCGGAGGATCCGCCGGCGATCGCCACCGCCGCCGCGCACCACCCGGACTACCTCGCCTTCGAGTCGCGCATGCGCCGCGAGCTGCACCAGCTCTCTGCCGCGCTGAAGAAATCGGTGCCATTCCACAGCCCGCGCTACATCGGCCACATGGCCTCGGACCTGCTGCTGCCGGGGCTGGCGGCGCAGATGCTGACCCTGCCCTACAACCCGAACAACGTCAGCGAGGATGCCGCGCCGGTCACCGTCGACATGGAAGTGCAGGCCGGCCTGCAGCTGGCGCGCATGCTCGGCTATCCGCACGACCCGGCCCAGGAGGCCTGCGCGTTCGGCCACCTCACCTCCGGCGGCACCCTGGCCAACTACCAGGCGCTGCGCCTGGCGCTGGCGCTGAAGGCGTTTCCGGTGGCGCTGCGCGCTGCCGGCGTGCCGGAGCTGGCGCTGCCGGCAGACGACTGGGCCGCCTTCAACCTCGCCCCCGCCGACGCCATCGCACTGCTGCAAGCCTGGCAGCTCTGGCTGGCCGCGCAGGCGCCGGCGCAACGCACGCACTGGCTGCAGCGGGTGGAGCGCGAACGCATCGAGCAGCGCGGCCTGGCCGGCTTCTTCGCCGCGCACCCGCAACTGCGCGTGCCGCTGGTGCTGGCGCCGGTCACCGCGCACTACTCGTGGAGCAAGGGGCTGAAGCTGCTCGGCCTCGGCCGCGACCAGCTGGAGCTGCTGCCCACCGACGGCATGCGGCTGGACCCCGCCGCCCTGCGCGCCACGCTGGAGCGCTGCGCGCGCGAGCGCCAGCCCGTACTGATGTGCGTGGCCGTGCTCGGCGGCACCGAGTACGGCACCATCGACCCGATTGACGCCGTGCTCGCCGCGCGGCAGGCCTCGCGCGCGCGCGGCCTGGATTTCGCCGTACACGTGGACGCCGCCTGGGGCGGCTACCTGGCCACGCTGTTCCGCCACGAGGACGGCTCGCTGCGCACGCGCGAGGAGGTGGCCGCCGACTACGTGCAATTCCCCACCCCGGCAGTGCATGCGGCGTTCGCCGCGCTGGGCGACACCGACTCGGCCACCGTCGACCCGCACAAGCTTGGCTACCTGCCCTACGGCAGCGGCGCCTTCATCTGCCGCGACCACCGCGCGATGGCACTGCTGGCCGAGCGCGCCGACTACGTGTTCCACGCCACCACGCCCGCCGGTTACCTGGCGCGCTACCGCAGCCTGGGCCAGTTCATTCCGGAAGGCTCGAAATCCGGCGCGGCGGCAGCCGCGGTGTACGTGACGCACAAGGTATTGCCGCTGGACCACGCCCACTTCGGCGCCCTGCCGCGCGCCACCGTGCGCGCGGCGGAGACCTTCCACGCACGTGCGCAGCGCTTCGCGCTGGAGCTGGCCGACGACGTCCATGCGCTGGTGCCGTTCGCGCCGGACAGCAACCTGGTCTGCCTCGCACTCAACCCCTGCGGCAACACCTCGGTGGCCGCGGCGAACACCTTCGTGCGCGTGTTGTATGACGAGCTGCGCTGCGACCCGCGCCAGCCGCTGCAAACGAAGGAGTTTTTCGGCTCGGTGACCAGCCTGCGCCCGGACATGCTGGGTCCGGCACAGACCTCGCGCATCTTCGCCGCGCTGGGCCTGGACCCGGCCAGCCTCGACCCGGACGAGGACCGCCTGCTGATCCTGCGCCACACGTTGATGAACCCGTACCTGATCGACCACGAGAACGGCATCAGCTACATCGACCGCTACTTCGATTTCCTCGCCCGGCGCGTGCACGCCCTGCGTGACGGCGTAGAGTCCTCCCCATGA
- a CDS encoding PLP-dependent cysteine synthase family protein — MDSVLRLVNPQRETDLRWVHTALAKLAQEAARSADTHLLKLNFPGFHGIDFYFKDEAAHPSGSLKHRLARSLFLYVLCNGWLRGGQTVVDASSGSTAIAEAWFARLLGLPFIAVMPACTAPGKIRDVQALGGECDLVDDPAQVHARAAKHAAQGACHLDQFGLAERATDWRGNNNIAESIIGQLVLEAEPEPAWIVCGAGTGGTSATIGRYLRYRRLHTQLCVAEPSGSGYVHGWRSRDTQAVASQPTLIEGIGRPRVEPGFIFDVVDRVIEIPDAASIAAAWLLEELIGHRYGGSSGTNLVACLQLAASMRARGERGSIVSLLCDRGERYAQTLFDPDWLAAHDIDLAPWTAALRTSLASGRSPITA; from the coding sequence ATGGACAGCGTCCTGCGACTGGTCAACCCACAACGCGAGACCGACCTGCGCTGGGTGCACACCGCGCTGGCCAAGCTGGCCCAGGAGGCGGCACGCTCGGCCGACACCCACCTGCTCAAGCTGAACTTCCCCGGCTTCCACGGCATCGACTTCTACTTCAAGGACGAGGCCGCCCACCCCAGCGGCAGCCTGAAGCACCGCCTGGCCCGCTCGCTGTTCCTGTACGTGCTGTGCAACGGCTGGCTGCGCGGCGGACAGACCGTGGTGGACGCGTCCTCCGGCAGCACGGCGATCGCCGAGGCGTGGTTCGCGCGCCTGCTCGGCCTGCCGTTCATCGCGGTGATGCCGGCCTGCACCGCGCCGGGCAAGATCCGCGACGTGCAGGCGCTGGGCGGCGAGTGCGACCTGGTCGACGATCCCGCGCAGGTGCACGCGCGTGCCGCCAAACACGCCGCCCAGGGTGCCTGCCATCTCGACCAGTTCGGCCTGGCCGAGCGCGCCACCGACTGGCGCGGCAACAACAACATCGCCGAGTCGATCATCGGCCAGCTCGTGCTGGAAGCCGAGCCCGAACCGGCCTGGATCGTCTGCGGCGCCGGCACCGGCGGCACCTCGGCCACCATCGGCCGTTACCTGCGCTACCGCCGGCTGCATACGCAACTGTGCGTGGCCGAGCCGAGCGGCAGCGGCTACGTGCACGGCTGGCGCAGCCGCGACACGCAAGCGGTCGCCAGCCAGCCCACCCTGATCGAAGGCATCGGCCGGCCGCGGGTCGAACCGGGCTTCATCTTCGACGTGGTCGACCGGGTGATCGAGATACCCGACGCCGCCTCGATCGCCGCTGCCTGGCTGCTGGAGGAACTCATCGGCCACCGCTACGGCGGCTCGTCCGGCACCAACCTGGTCGCCTGCCTGCAACTGGCTGCCTCGATGCGCGCCCGCGGTGAGCGTGGCAGCATCGTCAGCCTGCTGTGCGATCGCGGCGAACGTTATGCGCAGACGCTGTTCGATCCCGACTGGCTGGCCGCCCACGACATCGACCTCGCGCCGTGGACGGCCGCGCTGCGCACCAGCCTGGCCAGCGGCCGCTCGCCGATCACGGCATGA
- a CDS encoding prephenate dehydrogenase/arogenate dehydrogenase family protein — MSAVKPREPAPPATTFAVLGHGRFGQAFVDLLLQAGHRVRVWDPHADVPAALAAASMPAAVDGAAWVVLAMPVPHMRAALLALRPLLHAGQTVLDVGSVKMHPCTTMDELLGAAIPHVGTHPLFGPLSLARDERPRRVVISPAAGHPHAAARAGALFRTLDCEVIEQDPEAHDRAMAMTHALAFFVAKGLLDIGVDDGLALAPPSFQGMQHMLAAVRGDAGHLFAAIQRENPFAAEARALLLAELERVHQQLLADADGDSLAIPAPPA, encoded by the coding sequence ATGAGTGCCGTCAAGCCGCGCGAACCCGCGCCACCCGCCACGACGTTTGCCGTGCTCGGCCACGGCCGCTTCGGCCAGGCCTTCGTCGACCTGCTGTTGCAGGCAGGCCATCGCGTGCGCGTGTGGGATCCGCACGCGGATGTCCCCGCCGCGCTGGCCGCCGCGTCGATGCCGGCCGCGGTCGACGGCGCAGCGTGGGTCGTGCTGGCGATGCCGGTACCGCACATGCGCGCGGCCCTGCTCGCACTGCGTCCGTTGTTGCATGCCGGGCAGACCGTGCTCGACGTCGGCAGCGTCAAGATGCACCCCTGCACGACGATGGACGAACTGCTCGGCGCGGCCATTCCACACGTCGGCACGCATCCGCTGTTCGGCCCGCTCAGCCTGGCCCGCGACGAACGCCCGCGGCGCGTGGTGATCAGCCCCGCCGCGGGCCACCCACATGCCGCCGCACGCGCCGGCGCACTGTTCCGCACACTTGACTGCGAAGTCATCGAGCAGGATCCGGAAGCCCACGACCGCGCCATGGCGATGACCCATGCGCTGGCGTTCTTCGTCGCCAAGGGGCTGCTCGACATCGGCGTGGACGACGGCCTGGCGCTGGCGCCGCCCTCGTTCCAGGGCATGCAGCACATGCTGGCCGCGGTGCGCGGCGACGCCGGCCACCTGTTCGCCGCGATCCAGCGCGAGAACCCGTTCGCCGCCGAGGCGCGCGCGTTGCTGCTGGCGGAACTCGAGCGGGTGCACCAGCAACTGCTGGCCGACGCGGACGGCGACAGCCTGGCCATCCCCGCGCCACCCGCATGA
- the modA gene encoding molybdate ABC transporter substrate-binding protein, protein MPIATCAPESTGHAGATHLEEQTLQFDIIRRLVRRVAPVMLAIAGLATWPAGHTVAGTPPVAQARIAVAANFAEVAHLLAEQYTRRSGNRIDISVASTGKLYAQIHHGAPFDVLLAADDSTPQRLVDEGLAVRSSLYDYATGRLVLWSRDATLAADGEQVLRQHDFRKFAIANPALAPYGAAARQVLQHVGRWDALQPRLVLGENVGQATQFVLSGNAEAGLLPRSLVLEAQRQVGGSAWLVPADWHRPIVQSAVLLDHGRDNPAAIGFLAYLHDDTARRTIAAHGYD, encoded by the coding sequence ATGCCGATAGCCACCTGCGCGCCGGAATCGACGGGGCATGCCGGCGCGACTCACCTGGAGGAGCAGACCTTGCAGTTCGACATCATCCGCAGGCTGGTTCGTCGCGTGGCGCCGGTCATGCTGGCCATCGCCGGCCTGGCAACGTGGCCCGCGGGCCATACCGTCGCGGGCACGCCGCCGGTGGCCCAGGCACGGATCGCCGTGGCGGCCAATTTCGCCGAGGTGGCGCACCTGCTGGCGGAACAATACACGCGCCGCAGCGGCAACCGCATCGATATCAGTGTGGCCTCGACCGGCAAGCTGTATGCGCAGATCCACCATGGCGCGCCGTTCGACGTGCTGCTGGCGGCGGACGACAGCACGCCGCAACGCCTGGTCGACGAAGGGCTGGCGGTGCGTTCATCGCTGTACGACTACGCCACCGGCCGGCTGGTGTTGTGGAGCCGCGACGCCACGCTGGCCGCCGACGGCGAACAGGTGCTGCGCCAGCACGACTTCCGCAAGTTCGCGATCGCCAACCCCGCGCTGGCACCCTACGGCGCCGCCGCGCGCCAGGTGCTGCAGCACGTCGGCCGCTGGGACGCGCTGCAGCCGCGGCTGGTGCTCGGCGAAAACGTGGGCCAGGCCACCCAGTTCGTGCTGAGCGGCAATGCCGAGGCGGGGCTGTTGCCGCGCTCGCTGGTGCTGGAGGCGCAACGGCAGGTCGGCGGTTCGGCCTGGCTGGTGCCCGCCGACTGGCACCGGCCGATCGTCCAGAGCGCGGTGTTGCTCGACCACGGCCGCGACAACCCGGCGGCGATCGGCTTCCTGGCATATCTGCACGACGATACCGCGCGACGCACCATCGCGGCCCACGGGTATGACTGA
- the modB gene encoding molybdate ABC transporter permease subunit, with product MTTLLAAILVTLKLAGMTALILLLLGMPLAWWLARTRSRWRMPVGALVALPMVLPPTVLGFYLLLGMGPDGPLGQLTTALGLGTLAFTFPGLLLASVLYSLPFVVHPLQSGFAAIDASVLEAAATLRASPFDRFVSVVLPLSKPALVTATLFGFAHTVGEFGVVLMVGGNIDGQTRVLSVLLYDQVEAMAYTDAHRLAAGLLAFSFGMLLVMQWLGRRTALSA from the coding sequence ATGACGACGCTGCTGGCCGCCATCTTGGTCACCCTCAAGCTCGCCGGGATGACCGCGCTGATCCTGCTGTTGCTGGGCATGCCGCTGGCCTGGTGGCTGGCGCGCACCCGTTCGCGCTGGCGCATGCCGGTTGGGGCGCTGGTTGCCCTGCCGATGGTGCTGCCGCCTACCGTGCTGGGCTTCTACCTGTTGCTGGGCATGGGGCCGGACGGACCGCTCGGCCAGCTCACCACGGCACTGGGACTGGGCACGCTGGCGTTCACTTTCCCCGGACTGCTGCTTGCCTCGGTGCTGTATTCGCTGCCGTTCGTGGTGCACCCGCTGCAGTCCGGCTTCGCCGCGATCGACGCGAGCGTGCTGGAGGCCGCCGCCACGCTGCGCGCGTCCCCGTTCGACCGCTTCGTCAGCGTGGTGCTGCCGCTGTCGAAACCGGCGCTGGTCACCGCCACGCTGTTCGGCTTCGCCCATACGGTGGGCGAGTTCGGCGTGGTGCTGATGGTGGGCGGCAACATCGACGGCCAGACGCGGGTGCTGTCGGTACTGCTGTACGACCAGGTCGAAGCCATGGCGTACACCGACGCCCACCGACTGGCCGCCGGGTTGCTGGCGTTCTCCTTCGGCATGCTGTTGGTGATGCAGTGGCTGGGCCGGCGAACGGCGCTCAGTGCATGA
- the modC gene encoding molybdenum ABC transporter ATP-binding protein yields MTEPVPGIELRLQLRRTNFALDVALSLPAQGVAVVFGPSGSGKSTLLRAIAGLEPHTRGLLRVGAETWQDAHVRLPPHRRRVGVVFQHAALLPHLSVHDNLRYGWRRAGAPTGVMQEWIDKLALGPLLARPPATLSGGEQQRVALGRALVCQPRWLLLDEPLSALDAERRGEILPYLEAIRRETRIPLLYVTHAVEEAARLADHLVLLEAGRVRIAGPALEVLNRGDLPLALRDDAATVIEASVLGHDGHGLLRLGTPAGTLHAHGPAHPAGTRVRLRVQARDVSVALSAHTDTSVLNIVPAVLQSLSPLSNGQLQLQLLAGGLPLLARVSHQSALRLQLREGLAVWVQIKSVALLV; encoded by the coding sequence ATGACTGAGCCGGTTCCGGGCATCGAGCTGCGCCTGCAGCTGCGGCGCACGAATTTCGCGCTGGACGTGGCGCTGTCGCTGCCCGCGCAGGGCGTCGCCGTGGTGTTCGGCCCCTCCGGCAGCGGCAAGAGCACCCTGCTGCGCGCCATCGCCGGCCTCGAGCCGCACACCCGCGGGCTGCTGCGCGTCGGCGCGGAGACCTGGCAGGACGCACACGTGCGTCTGCCGCCGCACCGGCGCCGGGTGGGCGTGGTGTTCCAACACGCGGCGCTGCTGCCGCACCTGTCGGTGCACGACAACTTGCGCTACGGCTGGCGGCGCGCCGGCGCGCCAACGGGCGTCATGCAGGAGTGGATCGACAAGCTGGCGCTGGGGCCGCTGCTGGCGCGGCCGCCGGCCACACTGTCCGGTGGCGAGCAGCAGCGCGTGGCGCTCGGCCGCGCGCTGGTGTGCCAACCGCGCTGGCTGCTGCTGGACGAACCGCTGAGCGCACTCGACGCCGAGCGGCGCGGCGAAATCCTGCCGTACCTGGAAGCGATCCGGCGCGAGACGCGCATCCCCCTGCTGTACGTCACCCATGCGGTGGAAGAAGCCGCCCGCCTGGCCGACCATCTGGTGCTGCTCGAAGCCGGCAGGGTGCGCATCGCCGGCCCGGCGCTGGAAGTATTGAACCGCGGCGACCTGCCGCTGGCACTGCGCGACGACGCCGCGACCGTGATCGAGGCCAGCGTACTCGGCCACGACGGGCACGGCCTGCTGCGGCTGGGTACACCCGCCGGCACGCTGCACGCCCACGGCCCCGCCCACCCCGCCGGTACCCGCGTGCGCCTGCGCGTGCAGGCGCGCGACGTCAGCGTCGCGTTGAGCGCGCACACCGACACCAGCGTGCTGAACATCGTGCCGGCGGTGCTGCAATCGCTGTCGCCGCTGTCCAACGGGCAGCTCCAGTTGCAGCTGCTGGCCGGTGGCCTCCCCTTGCTGGCGCGTGTCTCGCACCAGTCGGCGCTGCGCCTGCAGTTGCGCGAGGGCCTGGCCGTGTGGGTGCAGATCAAGTCGGTGGCACTGCTGGTCTGA